The genomic segment CGGCCAGGCTCAAAAGCAGGTCGGCAGCCTCAACGCTGCCGTTCTTGATCATCTCTTCAGAGAGCTTTGCGGCCATCTCCCCGGCTTTTTCCTGGAGTTCGTTGTCTGCGGCCTTGCATAGCAGCTCAGGCCCCTTGTTGCGGCGATGTTGCTCAATTTGGCGATTGTGTTTCCTGTTCGTCCGGCTCATATGCGCGTAAATCTCCCTTTCCGGACTGCTCCCGCAGCGGATGATTGCAGACAATAAAAAACCGGCCATCAAGGCCGGCTCATGTGCTCGGATTATCTGCGGCTCAAAGCCGCGAAGAAGACCTGCGGAAGCGTGTCCGAATGAATGGTCGACGGGGATCGTCCCCATCTGGCCCGGGCGCATTTCCCTATCTATTTTTAAGACTAGCAGATTGAAACAGTAATCGGCAATTATTTTTCCACATTTTTCACTGATTGTTTCCATCAGCTTAGGCCGTTTTTCCACAGGAGGGGGGCTTGACAAGATTTCCACAGGTGCCCCAAAGACGGTGCAATCTTCTCGGGCACGCTGGGCACCGTCTCGCCCAAAAACGCCGTACCTGCCCCCGTCCTGGTGGCTGACTTGCTGACTTGCTCGTCGCATAGCGACGCTGACTTGCTGGTCTGAAAACACCGCAACTCCTTCGATCTGCTTGCTGCCTGATCTCAAACCCCTACCCCCTACCCACTGTCTTTCCGTTATCCTTAACCGTTATGCCGAACGAAAAGCGATCCCCAGTGCTGCTCGTCCACGGCGGCGCCTGGGCCATTCCGGACGCCGATGCGGCCGCCCACCAGGCCGGCGTCCGCCGCGCCCTTGAAGAGGGATGGAAGGTTCTCCAGGGCGGCGGCCCCGCCATGGAAGCCGTCGTCGCCGCCGTCACCGTCCTTGAAGACGACCCCACCTTCGACGCCGGCCGGGGCAGCTTTCTCACCTCCGACGGCGGCGTGCAGCTCGACGCTCTCCTCATGGATGGCGGCCGCATGAAAGCCGGCGGAGTCGCCTGCGTCGAGCGCCTCCGCAACCCCATCCAGGCCGCCCGCCTAGTCCTTGAAGAGAGCCCTCACGTCTACTTCGTCGGCTCCGGCGCCGAAGCATTCGCCCAGCAGCACGGCATGGAACTCATTGACAACGCGGAGCTTGTCCTCGACCGTGAACGCGAGCGCCTCCGCGGGGCCCAGCAGCGCGCCGCTGCGGGCCTGGCCGACGAAACCTTCTCCGGCCACGCCGACGACAAGAGCCCGGAGACCGCCGTGGTACCCCCTCTCGACAGTCATGACACGGTCGGCGCCGTCGCCCTCGATGTAACCGGAAACCTCGCCGCCGGCACCTCCACCGGCGGAACCCTCAACAAAGCGCCAGGCCGCGTAGGCGACTCCTCCCTCATCGGCTGCGGCTGCTATGCCGACAATATGTCGGCCGCCGTCTCCCTCACCGGCTGGGGCGAACCCATCATGAAGTTGGTCCTTGGCAAGTGGGCCACCGACCGCGTCGCCGCCGGCGAAGCCCCCGAACTCGCCGCCCGTGAAGCAATCTCCTACCTCTTTCGCAGGCTTGGCGGCCATGGCGGCATCATCCTCCTCGGACCCGACGGCCGCTTCGGCTTCGCCCACAACACCCCCGCCATGGCCTGGGGCCTCGCCACCCCCGCCGGCATCGAAACCGGCCTCCAATGCACCTCGTAGCGCCGGTCTCCCGGCTTGCGGGAAAGGTTTTTGGGGAACGGGTTTGTATCAGGGCATGACTTCAGTCATGCCGCAAGGCTCTGGTTGGTCTTGGGCTTTAGCCCCCGCCAATGAGGGCTGGCCGAGATGGCCGGGTGCCCCATCCTTCGTGCGGTAGTATCGCGCGAAGGGTGGGAGACCACAAAAGCCCGCCCCTCTCCACAGAGTTGTCTCCCGAGCGCCGAGATTCACTGACTATCGAGACTGACGACTCAAACCGGCGCAGATATACGATAGCCACATGGAAAAGATGCAGCCCGAACAGCTCCTCGCGCGGCTCATCCACGGCAGCCCTGATCCGGCCCCGCCGCGCCGCTCAGAATCGGAGCTCGCAAAGGTTCAGCATTGGACCGCCCCCATCCTCCTCGAACGCTGCGCGTATCTCCGCAAGATGGCCCGCGCCGGCGAAGGCTGGGCCTCCGACACCATCCGCGACTATCCCGGCCACCAGGCGACGCTAGTCGTCCGCCTTCGCAACAGCTCCGCTGAGATGCTCGACGGCGTCGCGCAAATGATCCACGTCCTCGAAGGCCGCGCCACCATCGTCACCGGCGGCCTCATCGAAAGGCCCCGCAAAACCGCTCCCGGCCAAACCACCGGCACCGCCATCCTGGGCGGATCCACCCAGGAACTCCGTCCCGGCGACGTCATCCACATAGCCGGCGGCATCCCCGTCCAGTTCCACGTTCCCAACGAGAAACCCTTCAGCTGCCTTATCTTACAAATCAAGGAAGAGCCGACCACCTGATTACCTGACGACCTCACCACCTAAACTTCTCTCAGCGTCTCCAAACCCACCGCCGCCAGATACGACCCCAGCAACCGCCGCGACCACCATGCCCCATTCACCTTCCTCTCCGCGGCCGTCGTATACGAGTACTGATAGAACTGTGCCCGCACATACGCCGGCGGCGCATCCGGAAATGGATTCCTACGTAACAGCCTGAGAATCGTCGCATCGTTCGTCAGCAGCCGCTTGATGAACCGGAAGAACCACAGTTTGTGCCCGTAAACGTGTATGCCATGCGACGTAACCGCCACGCCAAACGGCAGGAACCAAACCATCCAGTCCAATCGCAGATGATACGGCGCAACCTGCGGCGGCGTGCGCCGCACATCGCCCGGCTTGCCCTTGAACTCGTACTCCTTCCACTCCGTCGCCGCCGTCAGCACCGCATCGGCCGTGCCTTCAATCACCACCTCATAGCGCTCTTTCGACACATTGCCGAACGCCCCATATGCGCCCACCAGGTGGAACCGGTTGTAGCTGTAGTTCATCATCTGGTCTTTCGAGATCAGGTTGAGCGTCGGCTGAATCGACATCGCCGTCGTCGCCAGTGCCAACGCCCACAGCACCACGTCCCATGCCAACGGTCTCGCCCCGAAGCCAGAGCCCGCATAGCGCAGCAGATGCCCATCAAACGCCGAGAAGCCCAGCACCACCGTGAGCCAGTTCAGCCATGAATAGTTACCACTGATGATCAGGATCAGCTGCTGCGAAACCAAAATCACTCCGGCGATAAACGCTACCGGCTGCGGCGCAAAAAGGAAGAACGGCGCAACCACCTGCACGAAGTGGCTGTAGCCCGCCGAGAAGCGATGAACCGGCTTTGGAATCCAGTGGAAATACCAACTCAACGCGTTGGGCAGCGGCTGCGTCTCATAGTGGTAGTACATGCAGGTCAGGTCGCGCCAGCACTGGTCATGCCGCAGCTTGATCAGCCCGGCCCCCATCTCCGTGCGGAACAGCATCCACCGCAGAATCAGGATCGGAATCACCGAAGGCCGCACATGCGCCGGCCCAAGAAAAGCAGTGAAGAAGCCCGCCTCCAGCAGCATCGACTCCCACCCAAACCCAAAGAACGTCTGCCCGACGTTCACAATCGATAAGTACAGCGCATAGAGCACCAGCCACGCGCTCACTGAAACCCAGATCGGCCCCGCGTCGGTAATCCCCGCCAGCGCCAGCACGGAGAGGACAACCCCGCTCCACGCCACCGCATCCGCCAGCCCATCCGAGTAGCGCCAGTGAAACAAGCTCGGAGCCTCGCGGAACGAAACACGCCGCAGGAATTCCGGCACCGGCAGCAGCCCGCGCTCCCCCAGCAGCGGCTTGAACTGGTTCAGCACCGTGAGGAACGCGACCAGGTAAATTGCCGCCATACCGCGCTGCACAAGCAGCCGCGCGAGCGTTAGATCGCCGAAGTAATTCGTGAGCAAGTGCATATGCCCCCTCGGCCGCTTTCCAGTCGCTTGCTTGGATGATGGTTCGGGGACTGGCGTCCCGTTTCGGGCAGCCGTAAAGCGCCTGTGATTGGAGTCACGGCCCCCACCGCGCACGGCTCCTTAGTCTGGTAGCGAGGAGATTCCGGCTTTATGGCTTACGTCATTACAGATGTGTGCAAGAAAGACTTTGTCTGCGTGGAGCAGTGTGCCACCGCGGCGATCGCCCCCATGCAGGGCGACCCAAAGGCGGGAACCGTGTCGCAGGTCTACATCAATCCCGACGAGTGCATCGACTGCGGCAACTGCGCCGCCGTCTGCGAACCGGGCGCCATCTTCGCCGAGTCCGAGCTGCCCGCCGACAAGGCTCACTTCGCCGAAAAGAACCGCGCCTACTTCAACTAATCGCAAAACCGTTACTGGCTTCTCAGCAAGGCTCTCGCGTCAGCGGGAGCCTTTGCCATTCATCCACAGCCAACCCCGCTGCCACCGCTACCTGCGCTCCAGCAGCTATCTGCGCTCGAGCAGCATAGACTTGAACCATGATCCAGCGCATCGCCATCCTGGGCACCGGCCTGCTCGGCACGTCTGTCGGCCTCGCCCTCCGCGCCTCCGGCTTCTCCGGCTCCATCAGCGGCTGGAACCGCAGCAAAGCCGGCGCCGAGCAAGCCCTCGCGATGCGCGCCATCGATTCCATCGCCCTTGACGCCATCGAAGCCGCGCGCCAGGCCGACATCACGCTGCTGGCAGTCCCCATTTACGCCACCCTCGATCTCATGGAGCAGCTCTCCACCATCCTCACCCCCAGCCAGCTCCTTACCGACGTAGGCAGCACCAAGGGCCAGATCACCGCCGCCGCCGCACGCCTCTACAACAAGCCGGACCGCGCCGCTTTCCTTCCCGGTCACCCCATGGCCGGAAAAGAGCGCGGTGGCGCTGAACTCGGCGACGCTAACCTGTTCCGCAACGCCGTCTGGCTCTTCACCGACGATCCTTCCGCACAGCGCTCCGCAACCGGCGCGGCCCTCGTCCAGGCCTGGCGCGAACTCATCGTGCAGATGGGCTCGCGCACCATCGACATCGATCCCGCCCGCCACGACGAAATGGTCGCCTGGGTCAGCCATCTTCCGCAGTTCACCGCAACCGCCCTCAGCGCCCTGCTTGAAGAGGAAGTCGGTGACGCCCCCGAGCTTAAAGACGTAGGCGGCCGCGCCCTCCGCGAGATGACCCGCCTCGGCGCCAGCCCGTTCTCCATGTGGCGTGACATCGCCGCGACCAACACCGCCGCAATAGAAAAAGCGCTGCTCGCCCTTGAGCAGCGCCTCACCTACCTTCGCGAGAACCTCCGCGAACCCGCCCTCCGCCAGGAGTTCGAACAAGCCAACAAGTTCCGCAGCGGCTCCTGATTCGCCTTGAAGTTTTTTCGTTTTTAGACGACCATGACAAAGTACGAGCTCCGAAACTACATCACGGCGGACGGCAAGGACATCGTATCGCGCTGGCTGTCAGGACTCCGTGACAGGGCTGCCCGAGTAGCCATCGACCGTCGTCTGAACCGCATCGAGAACGGTAATTTCGGCGATCACAAGTTCTGCCAGGATGGAGTTTGGGAGCTGCGCGTCGACCTCGGGCCTGGATACAGGGTCTACTATGCGCTCATGGGCAGCAGATAGTGCTTCTCCTTTGTGGCGGCGACAAAGGCAGCCAGAGCGTTGATATCGCACGCGCTTGCGCATACTGGCAGGATTGGCAACGGAGGTCCGCATCATGAGAGATATAGCCCACGACGACGCCATGGCCGAAACATTCCGCGATGACCCTCAGTACGCCGTCGATTTTCTGAACGCCATCCTTGCGGACGGCGACCAGGCCGAGCTCCTCATTGCGCTTCGTCAGTTAGCCAAGGCCTTCGGAGGCGTCCAAACAATCGCCGAGAAAGCCGACCTAAACCCCACACAGCTTTATCGCACCCTCTCGAGCGAAGGCAATCCAGAGCTAAAGAGCCTCTCGGCAATCCTCAGGGCGATGGGTTTCAGGTTGGCTGTGGAACGTGTCAAAGCCGCCTAGCGGCTACTCGGCATCATCATCGCTAATCGCCTCTAAACCGTCTCAGCTTCCTTGGCCGGCTCAGGCTCCAGCGTACGGTTCACAACCTGCAGCCCCTCAGCCTTGGCCGCTTCCAGCAGCGTCTTCGATGCCGACACAAAAATGACATCCGTCCCCTGGAACATGTCCCGCGCCACCAGGGCAGCGCTCAACTGCAGCGCATCGGGCCAGCGCAGCACGCGCCTATCCAGCAGTTGCCGCGCGCACTCCAGCACCGCCGGATTCAGCGGCTCCTGCACCGTTCGCGCAGCCTCAAGCCTAAGAATCTCCAGCGCCGCCGAGGCGTCCTCGTGGCTGATTCCGCCGGCGCGCTCCCGCTTCCGGATCGCCGCGTACACCTCCAGCGGCGTCGAAGCGGCAATCAGCTTGCGATTGTCCTCCACGCTCTCCATCAGCCGGATGAGCGCGTCCGTGCCCGGCTCCCGCACAAAGAGCTTGGCGAAAGCCGTGGCTTCCAGGAAATAGCAGCTCACAGAACCCCCCGCTCCTCTTCAAGAACGGCGGTGAGTGTCTCCCCGTGAACCGCCACGGGATGGAAGCGCTGCGCCTCTTCGGGAATGCCCGCTTCGGCGCGGTTCAACCGAATCGTCGTCGTGGGATACGCCGGCGTCTTGGGATTGGCAATCTTGCTGGTCAGCACGACGCCCCGCTGAATCGCCTCTGCCAGGATCGCCTGCCGCGACTCCGGATTCTGGTTCCAGCGGTACGATTTGCGCGGCAAAAACGAGTCGCGGAACCACTTCAGAGCGATGAAGGCGTGTCCGCCGCGCTCGGCCTCAGCCAGGGCATTGCATAGTTCCCGAACGCGTGCATCCAGATCTGCGGGCACCATTGGCTCTGCAACCTCATCCTCATCGGCATCATGCTCGGCCGCCGCTGGCCGGGCCGCTGTACGCACCGTGCGCGGAGCCGCCTCTTCTCCGCCAATCCGCTCAAAATAGATGCGGACCTCATCCTCTTCCGGCGACCACGTCTCCGCGGTGGCGTTGCGGCGCTTGCTCCGCCCATTCTCGCTACATAACTCCACGATCGCCTGGTATCCCGGAGGCGCCAGAAAGCGAAGCGCGCGCACAAGGCCCGGATCCTGCGAGTAAGACAGCTCGTTCAAGGCCTCTTCAATAATTTCTTCTGCATCAGGAATACTAAGACTGCTTACATCTACGCCGGCTTGCGCCACTCTCGCTGATTTCATACTTTCCTTCTCCGTATACCGCAACTCCGACTACCTGAATCTACGGCCGCGCCTCCAAGCCGGGCGGCCTGGACTCTTGGCGCAAAATAGGCAACGCTCGGGGGGTCGAGTCGTGCACGTATTGAATGCGCGTTCACCGCACTCCCAGTGTCGCTATCTAGGGAAATGCCCGGAACTCCTTCCCGAGCCCAAATATCCAAATGTGTGATGGTTTTGAAAAAAACAACTGACCAACAGAATTGGTTCTACTTAATCGACTGGATACTAACCTCACGGTAGTGTATATGATAATTTCGGCCTCGGTCATCCAGAAAATTATCGATATTTTGCAATTTACACCCTATTCCGCGCACGGAACCGCCTCGCGCGGTTTGGCTCAGCTTGCCGGTCCCCGTAAAATAAGGTCATGCGTCGTACTTTGCCGCTGCTTCTCGCGGCCCTGGTGTCCTTCTCTGCCCTGCTTCATGCCGATGGCCCTGCGTTCGACCTTGCCGGACCTAAAGTGGATGTCCACGTAAAGCGTGGCGACATCACACTGCCCGTTGGCCAGACCGCCAACCTTATGCCCGGCGACCGCCTCTGGATACACCCCGACCTGCCGGAGAGCCAGTCCGCTCATTTTGTTCTGGTTGTGGCCTTCCTTCGGGGGGCCACGAACCCGCCGCCGAACGACTGGTTCACGCGCGTGGAGACATGGACCCGCGCTGCCCGTGAAGAAGGCGTCTTCGTCACCGTGCCCAAAGAGGCCCAGCAGGCCCTCGTCTTTCTGGCGCCCGAAACCGGTGGTGACTTCGCCACCTTGCGCCGCGCCGTCCACGACCGCCCCGGCGCTTTTGTCCGCGCCGCCCAGGATCTTCAGGCCGCAAGCTGGGAGCGCATGCGCCTCGACGACTACATCAACGAGGTCAAGACCGGAAACCAGGCCGACCCCAAGGCTTACAAGGAGCGCGCCGAACTCTCCGCACGCTCCCTCGGCATTCGCATCCAGCAGCAGTGCTTCGACCGGCCGGTGGAGCAGCAGGCTTCCTGCCTGTCGCAGCATACCGAGGGCATGGTGCTCGACGACGCCAACGCCCAGAACCTTGTCGGGCAGATCGCCAACGGTTCCACCGCTGACCTGATGAACCAGATCAGCTACTCGCATCTTGGCGGGGGTGGCATGTACAGCCCCTACATCGGCGCAATCGTCGATATGGCCAAGATCCTCTCGTCGCTGCACACCGCGCGCTTCCAGTACATCCCCGCGCTGGCGTTGCCGACAAAGGACACGCTTAACCTCCGTCTCAACGAGCCCCCCTCGTTCCGCGATCCCAAGTCGGTTGTCGTGGTCGCGCTTCCGCCCGTCGGCCCCTCCAAGGCGCCGCCACTGCACCCGCTGAATCCCAACGAGACTCTCTGTGCGCAAAAGCCCGAGCTCGTGTTCTCAGCCGATAACGCCCCGCTGATCTTTGGCACCGCAATCGCCCGTGAGCTCAAGCTCCGCATTGAGGGCCCCAGCAACTTCTCCATCGACATTCCAGCCATGGCTGATCCTGCGCGTGGCGGCGTGGTTCCCTCGTCCGATCTGCCCAAGCTGCCTGGCGGCGAGCTCACGGCTACGGTACTGGGCAAGTGGGGGTTCGACGACTTCGAAGGCCCTCGCTACAAAATGCTCTCCGCCGCGCCAGGCAAGTGGACCGTCGCTTCGGATGATCAGTCCGCCCTCATCGTGGGCCGCGACGACACGTTGCACATCCATGGCGACAGCAATCTCTGCGTCTCCAAGATCGAGCTGGCGGGTGATAAACCCCTTCCGCTGACCTGGAAGTCGCCCAAGCCCGAGACCATGCAGGTCGACGTCCCGATGAAGGACGCCACCCCCGGCCCCATCTCCATCCGCATCCATCAGTACGGGGTAGAGAAGCCGGACGTCATCAGCCTCAATGCCTACGCCGAAGCCGCGTCGCTCGACAGCATCAGCCTCAACGTGGGTGATCAGACCGCGACGCTCAAAGGCACGCGGCTCGATGAAGTGGCAAAGGCTTCCTTCGGCAAGATCGACTGGTCGCCCGACAAGCTCTCGCGCGTGCAGGACTTCGACCAGCTTACGCTCAAGACCGCCGCGTCCACATCAGAACTCGACCCCGGCACCCGGCTCAGTGCCAAGGTTTCGCTGCGCGATGGCCGCGAGCTAAAAGTGCCTGTGCACGTCGATTTGCCGCGGCCGCAGGTCTCGTTGATGAGCAAAGGCGCGCAGGACGCCGACAGCACCACCCCCTCACCTGTCCACATGGGCAGCCCCGACGATCTGCCCCTAAGCGGCAAGGTTGTCTTCTTCCTAAAATCGGAGGTTCCGCAGAAATTCCCTCGCAATCAGAAGGTCGAAGTCGCGGCCGACGATGGCAGCTTCTCGACCACGCTCTCACTGGCCGACGGATCCCTGATGCTGGAAGACGCCCGCACTGCGATCGGCACCGTGGAACCGATGGCCAAATTCGGCGCATCGGCCTTTGGGCCCATCAGCGCCCGGGCAGTCTCTGCTGACGGCGTTCCCGGCGGCTGGATGCACCTCGGCACCATCGTCCGCGTTCCCACGTTCAGAGACCTGCGCTGCCCGCATTCCACCGCGAAGCCCTGCACTCTGAGCGGATCAAACCTGTTCCTGGTCGACTCCATCGCCGCCACCCAGGACTTCAGCAATGCCACCGAGGTTCCCACCGGCTTCACCGGCGCTCAGTTGACCGTGCCCCATCCGGTGAACGGGACGCTCTATCTCAAGCTCCGCGACGATCCGGAGATTGTGCAGACGCTCAGCCTGCCGGTAACCCCGATCGGCCCCCTCCCCGTGCCGGCGGCCGCCGTTGTCGAGCCGAAATCAGCCGAGCCGAAATCAGCCGATCCAAAGGCTGAAGCGAAGCCGGCCGATACTCCAGCGAAGTCCGACGCCAAACCCGACGCCAAGCCGGACAAGCCCGATACGAAGGTCCAGCGCGAGGAGCAGTAAACCGCCTCAATCAGCAGAGAGTACGAGCGACGCCGCCATGGCGCCCCGGTAGGGGCGACACGAGAATAGCCCCGGCCAGGTCCGAGTGGTGCGAGGACCTGTCCGGGGTTCCAGCGCCACACCACTCGCGCGCACCTCATATCCCGGCGGAACCCCGCGAACCGGCCCCCCTCTGCACGTACTCACAACCGAAAACTGGCAACTGCAACCGTGACCGCGATCACAGACCCGCATATCGGAACGATCTACTCTGCTTGCAGACGGTTGGAGTGTCTTCCGGCGCCGTTTCTTGAACAAAAATCAGCGCCTGTTTACTAGAAAATTAGCTACCCCTCCCCCTGTTTTTACTTCTCCATATATTCGCTTTTTAGATCAACGTCTCTATCTAACTTTCATTTCAACAATGAGTTATGCTGATACAAAAATTCATATGCCGTTGAGCCATTTTTTCGGATCTGCAATCGACAATGTTACCTCGTAGTAAACAGCCGGAGCCCTTTTCCCATCAGGATAGCCATCAGACTAGCCGGCCGCAGTCGCAACGGGATTATCTTCTGTGCCGGTTTCGGGGAACCGATTCGTAGTAAGCGGAACGATGGCCAGGACTCTCGTCCCGGCTCCTGGCTGCGACTCGACCGACAGGCTGCCGCGCACCAGGTGCGCTCGTTCCTGCATGCTCAGAAGTCCCAGCCCGCCGCTTCGCATCACCGCCTCGAGATCGAATCCAACGCCCCAGTCCTGAACCTCGAGAAGGATTTCCCCCGCCGTCCCGCTCAGCGCGACCGCGAAGTTCGCGCTCTGGCTGTATTTGACGGCATTGCGCAAAGCTTCCTGGGTGATCCGGAAGAGGGTGATTGACACGTCCTGCGGCAAAGTTCTGGGCACGCCCTCTTCTTTGAAATCGATGTGGACACTGTACTGCTTCGAGAACTCGCCGCAAAATCCTTTGAGAGCGGCTGCGAGGCCCAGGTGGTCGAGCTTCGACGAGTGAAGCTGGTGCGAGAGGCCCTGCACATCGGCAGCAATCTCCACGCAGTATTCCCGAATGTCGTGCAGACTGTCTTTCGATCCGTTACGGTTCACTTGCTCGAGGCGGACCGACAGAACTGCGAGTCGCTGGCAGATGTCGTCATGAAGCTCGCGGGCGATACGGCGGCGCTCGTCTTCCTGCGCTCCAATGAGACGCCCGCTGAGATCGCGCAGGGCTTGCTGCGCGAGCTTCTGATCCGTAATATCCACGACCGAGCCGATGAACCCGGCAAACGATCCCTCACCATCGAAGCGCGGCGTGGCGAGATTGAACACCCAGCGGTAGACTCCATCGCTGCGGCGCAGGCGGTACTCGCAGGAGTAGGGCGCGTGATCTCTCAGCGAATTGGTGTAGTCAAGCTGCACCCGTGCCCGGTCGTCAGGATGGACGTATTCCATCCACGTATCGCCGAAGCCTGCGGTGGTGTCGCCACCGGTGTACTCGAGACGCCGGCTGTTCAGATAAGTGGTAGTGCCATCGGGGCCGCACATCCAGATGAGCGCCGGAGTAGTCTCCGCCAGCATACGGAAAAGTTCTTCGCTCTCGCGCAAAATGGCTTCAGCCCGGCGCTTGCGCCGGCGCTGCCAAAGCAGCCCAGCGATGAGAAAGGCCTGAATAACGATCACGGCCAATGCCGCGAGAATGTACTTCCGATAGACCGCCCACAGCGGCGGCGGCCGATAGAGAACCAGACTTCCAGGCGGCAGAGCCGACCCCGAGATGTGCCAGCGCTGTAGCTGACGCCAATCGACCATGACTTGACGGCCGGAGTCCTCGATGACCGGGGCAGCGGTCTCGGATTGCTTTCCGGAAAGGATGCGCGCCGCGGCTTCGCCTGCCCATGCCATGTTCGCGTTCCAGTCAGCATAGACTCCGCCCACGCAGCCGCGATCGAGACAAAGCGTGTGGAACGCCGAATACGTGGGGAACCGCTTGGTGGCTTCCGCAAGGACGTCGTTCGCGTCCACAGGTCTTTCGACCCCACCTTCAGGGGCCATCTGGAAGAGAACCACGGTGTGAGGAGGCAGGGAGTCGATGCTCCGGAGCATCTCCGCGCTGGGAGTCCCGACCAGGTCGATCTCTTTCACCTGGTCCTGGTGACGAAGAATCTCGGCATGCGCGAGCGCCCACCAGAGTTTCGTTGTCGTATCGATGACAGCGATGGTGCGCGTGTCGGGATGGAGGCGAAGGGCCAGATCGACGGTGGACTGAATGTCCGCTGATTCCGTTCTGCCCACCATTCCCGGCAGCAGATGGATCTCTGCCAGCTCGTCTTTGCTGAGACCGTAGAAAACCACGGGCAGGCCGGGAAAGATCTTGTCGCGGTATCGGGTGGCGAAATCGAGAGCATCAGGAGACGCCACGATGATGAGGTCGAGCTTGACCTTGCTGTAGCCGCGGCGAAGCGTCTCCGCAAGGCTATCCAGGTAAGATGCCCCCGCCCATGCCTGTTCGAAATTGCCGTAGATATAGGAGACGTAGACGTTTACCTGGCCCGCATAGTGCGCCTGCATGGCGTGTTCAATCTGGCCGAGGTCACTGGTTTGATTTGCCGAGCTGAAGATGACAAGTATGTTCTTCGCGGTCTTCTGCGCAAAACCCGGTGCGCCGCTGAGCAAGCTGATGAGGATGGCAAGAATCGCAAGGCACGCATAGCGCACCCCGGCTCCGCTCCGACCTGAGGTATCAGACAGCTCCGCAACCGGCGGCGTGGTCATAGGCTCTACCCGCTGTAATCGTGTGGGGGACTGTTTGTAGTTGTCGCCGACCTCGTCCGGCTGGTCGTACGCGCGCCGATCTAGTTTTTTGGTGGGCCCGGACCAACTTGGATTACTGAGTATACGCGCAGTCCAAGCGGAAAGTCTCAGAGTGGAAATAGCGGGCTGGCGGCCTGGAACGGCTCCCACCCTTCGTGTTGAGCGAAGGGCGGGTTCCTGGTGAAGTAGCTTGCTTAGAAGCTGCGCCCGACGGCGGTCGCGATAAGCCGCAACTCGCCCATGAGCGTGTCGAACTGGTCGCAGTAAAGCGTCTGCGCGGCGTCGCTGGCGGCCTTATCAGCGTTGGGGTGCACTTCGACGATGATCCCATCGGCGCCTGCCGCCACTGCTGCGCGGGCCAGCGGAGCAACGAGATCGCGGCGGCCGGTTCCGTGCGAAGGGTCGCCAATGATAGGCAGGTGCGAGAGCTTCTTCACAATGGGAATCGCGGAGATGTCCATCGTGTTGCGCGTGGCAGTTTCGTAGGTGCGAATACCGCGCTCGCAGAGGATTACTTCGTAGTTGCCGCCCGACAGGATGTATTCGCTCGAGAGCAGTAGCTCCTCAATCGTGGCGGCAATGCCGCGCTTCAGCAGGATGGGTTTGCGGATCTGCCCGAGATCGCGCAGCAGATTGAAGTTCTGCATGTTGCGTGCGCCTACCTGAAAGAGGTCGACGTAAGGCAGCATGGGCTCGATCTGCGCGATCTCCATCACTTCGCTAACGACGAGGAGGCCGTGCGCCTCGGCGGCTTCGCGCATCAGCTCCAGGCCCGGAATGCCCATGCCCTGAAAGGCGTATGGCGAGGAGCGGGGCTTGAAGGCTCCGCCACGCAG from the Occallatibacter riparius genome contains:
- a CDS encoding sensor histidine kinase, coding for MRYACLAILAILISLLSGAPGFAQKTAKNILVIFSSANQTSDLGQIEHAMQAHYAGQVNVYVSYIYGNFEQAWAGASYLDSLAETLRRGYSKVKLDLIIVASPDALDFATRYRDKIFPGLPVVFYGLSKDELAEIHLLPGMVGRTESADIQSTVDLALRLHPDTRTIAVIDTTTKLWWALAHAEILRHQDQVKEIDLVGTPSAEMLRSIDSLPPHTVVLFQMAPEGGVERPVDANDVLAEATKRFPTYSAFHTLCLDRGCVGGVYADWNANMAWAGEAAARILSGKQSETAAPVIEDSGRQVMVDWRQLQRWHISGSALPPGSLVLYRPPPLWAVYRKYILAALAVIVIQAFLIAGLLWQRRRKRRAEAILRESEELFRMLAETTPALIWMCGPDGTTTYLNSRRLEYTGGDTTAGFGDTWMEYVHPDDRARVQLDYTNSLRDHAPYSCEYRLRRSDGVYRWVFNLATPRFDGEGSFAGFIGSVVDITDQKLAQQALRDLSGRLIGAQEDERRRIARELHDDICQRLAVLSVRLEQVNRNGSKDSLHDIREYCVEIAADVQGLSHQLHSSKLDHLGLAAALKGFCGEFSKQYSVHIDFKEEGVPRTLPQDVSITLFRITQEALRNAVKYSQSANFAVALSGTAGEILLEVQDWGVGFDLEAVMRSGGLGLLSMQERAHLVRGSLSVESQPGAGTRVLAIVPLTTNRFPETGTEDNPVATAAG
- the aroF gene encoding 3-deoxy-7-phosphoheptulonate synthase, whose translation is MIVAMQEKATEEQIDAVIAALVESGVEVHRTTGEMQTILAAVGRTSSLELAKFEIMPGVSHVHRISSPYKLAGRSFRPEGTVIEFRNGVKVGNRRVVAMAGPCSIENRDQIFETARRVKGAGGTFLRGGAFKPRSSPYAFQGMGIPGLELMREAAEAHGLLVVSEVMEIAQIEPMLPYVDLFQVGARNMQNFNLLRDLGQIRKPILLKRGIAATIEELLLSSEYILSGGNYEVILCERGIRTYETATRNTMDISAIPIVKKLSHLPIIGDPSHGTGRRDLVAPLARAAVAAGADGIIVEVHPNADKAASDAAQTLYCDQFDTLMGELRLIATAVGRSF